The following coding sequences are from one Lolium rigidum isolate FL_2022 chromosome 6, APGP_CSIRO_Lrig_0.1, whole genome shotgun sequence window:
- the LOC124660993 gene encoding small ubiquitin-related modifier 1: MSSAGGEEDKKPAGGDGGIHINLKVKGQDGNEVFFRIKRSTQLKKLMNAYCDRQSVDMNAIAFLFDGRRLRAEQTPDELEMEDGDEIDAMLHQTGGCLPLIA; this comes from the exons ATGTCGTCGGCGGGCGGGGAGGAGGACAAGAAgccggccggcggcgacggcggcatccACATCAACCTCAAGGTCAAGGGCCAG GATGGCAATGAGGTGTTCTTTCGTATCAAGCGGTCCACCCAGCTAAAGAAGCTGATGAACGCCTACTGTGATCGCCAGTCTGTTGATATGAATGCCATTGCATTCCTGTTTGATGGCCGTAGGCTTCGTGCTGAGCAGACCCCTGATGAG CTTGAGATGGAAGATGGTGACGAGATCGACGCCATGCTTCACCAGACTGGAGGCTGCCTGCCTCTAATTGCGTAA
- the LOC124660994 gene encoding small ubiquitin-related modifier 1-like, producing the protein MSGVTADEDKKPADGGVHINLKVKGQDGNEVFFRIKRSTQLKKLMNAYCDRQSVDLNSIAFLFDGRRLRGDQTPDELEMEEGDEIDAMLHQTGGCLRCA; encoded by the exons ATGTCGGGCGTGACGGCGGACGAGGACAAGAAGCCCGCCGACGGCGGCGTCCACATCAACCTCAAGGTCAAGGGACAG GATGGCAACGAGGTTTTCTTCCGCATCAAGAGGTCCACACAGCTCAAGAAGCTGATGAACGCCTACTGCGACCGCCAGTCCGTGGATCTCAATTCCATCGCGTTTCTCTTCGACGGTCGTAGGCTCAGGGGTGATCAGACCCCTGATGAG CTTGAGATGGAGGAAGGCGACGAGATCGACGCGATGCTCCACCAGACTGGAGGGTGCCTGCGTTGTGCTTAG